GTGAGTATGAAAGTGAAGAAGATTTTGTTTATGACCAAATCGAACAACAGGGATTGATGAAAAACTTAGAAGACATGGGTATTCCTAGCTTCTACCTCGATTTTAAGGCAATAGCCCGTGATTGGTTTATTGATGACTACTATTCAGTAGAAGAAAGTTATAACAAAGTCTACGTTTTTAGCCGTCACTAATAAAATCAAGATGGTAGTTAATAACTACCATCTCACTTTTAAAAAATGACTAAAACAATTCGGAAGTCGGAAGTAAAAGTATTTCCGAATTCCGACCTCCGAATTGCGACTTTAGTTGACCAATTGACAAATCAATTTTGAGAAAAATCATTTGTCAATCTTGAAAACAGCAAGACTAATTAACGTTGACGATTGGATTTTTTTGGAGATGTTTGTTTGATGTAATCACTAGGAATAACCACAGTCTCTTTATGCAACCGCAAAAGGTAGCAGTAACTTTTGGTATTGGGACAGGCGATCGCTGAAGGAAAGTTGACACCTAAAGCGAAACCCAAGGATAAGTAAATTGCAAACGACCCCAGATAAATTAACCAGCCAGACCAACCAGAACCAATCCAACGAGCAAAATGAATTAAATTTATTCGGAATTGCTGAGATCGCTGACTACGTAGTGTCGCTTGCTTCTGTTCAGTCTCAATCCATTGCTGTGATTCATTAAGTTTGGTCAAAGCTATTTGGGTTGCCCGAAGCTTGGCTTTTTCCTCAATAATTTTATGTGCTTTGACCTCAATAGTACGCTTTTCCTCAGCTATTCTGATGTTGACCCATTCTCCGATGTCGGCGGCAAGCTCATTAAAGGCGGCTGCGGCTGGAATACTGGGGAAATCGGCTTTTTTCCCATGACCTTAGCTCTAAACGCCTCTCGTAGTTGCTGCCATTCCTGTTGAAAAGCAGATGATTTCATCTCCTCTAATAAAGATTGCAAATATAACTTGGGCAACCCAGCCATATCACCCTTGGCCTTCTGTCGCACCATTTCCCTAATTAACTCTCGCTCCTCCTCACCCAATAAAGCCGTAGTATCTCCTAGCTGTTCCAAAAGTTTATCTGTATCTACATCTGGTGTCGAGTTATTCAGCCCGAAATATTGTGCAACCTCCTCAAAAGATTTGTGTTGATTTTTGATTAAATCACAAGCCTCAAAAAAGCGATCGCACTCGGCTTGGTTATATTCATCCTGGTCTTTTAGTCCACAAGCTTGCAAAATTAAGAGAGATTCACCAAGCGTAATTTTAGCGCCTACTCGCTCCTTGGCTAATGACAGTAATTGAGAAATATCTTTTGGTTCACTATCGACAGATGGCTCATCTGACTGGGATTCATCTGAGCTAGGAGAATTTTTTGATCTCTTAGGTTTTGGCATAGCTTTAGTTGCTACAGTATCACGTTGCTTTAACAACTCCATCACCTCAGAGTCAGTTTTACCCTGTTCAATGAGCTGACGACATTCACGGAAACAGTCAGCTTCATCCTCTGTATATTGTTCTTTCTGGGGTATACCACAGAGAGACAAAGTTCTCATGATTTCTTCTGGTGTAATGCTTGAAGACAGTTCTTCTTGACGATACATAAAGGAATTCCTCGCTCAAATTGAAGTGAAATTACCGAATAAGAATTCAGGAGCCAGAATTCAGTTGGGATTCTGTGCGACCGGTGGATGAATCGTGGTTTAAAGCCCCCGATTTTAATCGTGGAGATAAGAAAATTTTTCCTTACTTGAAACCCCTGACTTTAGGCATGGGGTATTCTGACGGATGTATTCTGACTTCTGACTTCTGGTCATGTTGTGCTATCGAGGTTCCAGCGGATTAAACCACTCTTGTTCTTCCCTTGGAGTGTCCACAGGCAGATCATTTGGTTGAAGAGTAGTCACGTCTGCGGGGTTGTCTTGTACATTGTTAGTCACCAAGGACTGCTCAGGCTGAGTTGTTGACAATTGACCCAGGTGGCTATTTGTCGGTGGAGACTCAATTAAATCATTTGCCATACTCCCTAAACCTCCTGTCAGCATTTCTTGCAAATACTGCTGGTGAAGCTTCAAGCGATATATGCAATCTTTAATGCTTTGTTCTAGATTCTCCTTAGCTCCATAACCAGCAGCACGATAGGCTAACGGTAGCCAATAACTCATCAGTGCAATCATTGCCATATCCTTGGAAGGATAGAGAGTAGCTTTAGAGTTGAGATAGTTCAGTAAGATAGCTTCTGAAGTATCTGGGAAGGTTCTGGTGCGTAGACGAAATTCCAAATCTTCTAGTATGGTGTTATTTTCCATAATTACGCATCTGTTAGAGCATTCACAGGCAAATAAGTCACCTGATTTTGCAAGTATCGAAATAATCCGTAAACATCGGTCACACGGAGAATCAGCGCATCTTTGTGCGGAGGTAAGTTAAACGCTAGGCGCACATCCTCTTCTAATTCAGCTGCCCAGGAAATTTTGGTGTGAGCAAAAAAGGCTTTTAGCTCGTTACTTAGATATTCAGATGTGCCGCCACCGATAATCACCTGATCCACGTTGGCAGGAACATGACTTTTGAGCCAATCTGATACCTTCGCCCAGTATTCCTTACGTGCCATAGTTGCCACTTCAATAATTTGTGTGACTTCCTCGGCTCTAAACTCAGCTTTCTTGCTCCTGGCTAAAGATTTAAAGTATTTGGCTTTGGGGGTAGCTCCTGATTGATGAATCGCCCACAATAAATCTTGTAGATTCTGCCCGGAAGTGCGGTTTTTGATTTTTTCTAACATCCAAGCCAACCCCAAGCTAGCTGATGAACCAGAAGATAATCCGCGCTCAAACCTGACGGCGGAGATGTCCCGAAAGCCGAACATCAACACAGCTATACTCAACTGATTGAAATTCGCCCCCAGTTTTTTGCTGCGGGTTAGTACCAGTCCCCCACCTTCGGGCATACATTCAAAGCATTCCAAGTTTACAGAAAACTGCTGACTACGGAAGGAGAAGTTAGACAACGCCGCCGTTAAACCCCTTTCCAATCGCTCTCTATCTTCCCATTCCCCATAAGGCAACAACAGCGCCAGTGATAAAGTAAAGCTTGTTCCCAATCCCCATTTTGTGGCGATCGCTCCTACTGCTGCTAATACTTTGGGAATGGCATTTTCATACTTGAGTTCCGACAACTTGACCTGAGCCTCAAAATGCTTTTGTGCTAGAAATCCTACTGCATAATATTCAGAGTCAAATTCTACCCAAGCCTCATTTTCTGGATTGGGGCTATTGAGCCTACCTGACTTGTATAGGTCAATTGATTCTTTAGCAATGGCGATTAACTCTGGTTCCATACAAAATAATTCTGGGGGCTTGTATGGTGTGGAATCAAGGACACGGTAAATCATCTTGGTCATCGAAGAACCAGGGTCAAGACTGAGCAATAAATTCACTGCCAGCTACCTCTTTTTTTGAGACTATTAATTGCGAAATTCTGCTAATAAAAATTAGCCACGATTTTTCAATGGTTTGGGTAAGATCATGGTCTATTCTGCCAAAAAAACACTCTATTTATGAATGGGAACTCTCAAGAAGTTATTTGAGTTCTAATAAATACCAATATTACCCTACAAAGAAAAAATATATTCACCAAAAGGAAGATATTTCTCCCAATACTTCCCAATTAATCCCAAGAATTAAAATGATGATTAGAGATTATTGACAGGATTGTCATTAATCTTAAAAGTCACCAAACAGCACCAATAATTGTTAGATATATACCGACATTTCCCAATATCTCCCAATATCTCCCAAAGGGGAAACCCCTCTGGACTCCCCTAAAAATTCTCGCACAGTACGCCAAAAAGTTTGTGCAGAAAAATCGAGTTGGATTTAAAATTTGATTGTGCAGAAAAATTTTATTAACTAATATTAAGTTTTGAATTATCAAGCACTACAGAAAGTAAGTTCAACGCTTTTAAAGACCCAAGCGCATCAAATGATGTCGATATGCTTTTGGGAGAATAGCCATTACTGGAGTAGTCAACTATCACCCAGAAAACAATATTCTTCTGGTGTAGTGATTCGGGTAATTTATTTCAAAAAAGTCAATTGGGTGGGTTTTAATTTTTGTAAATACCATGCAGAGGCAGTGGGAATATTTCAAGAACTGCCCAAGAGTGAAAAATTCTTTTATGAGCTAAAACCTAATTGTTATACCTCTTTCAAAGTGTGGTGTATTGATGTTAAGCACTTTAAAAACGTAACAAGCGAACTCAACAATTATGTGGATATAGGACTTGAATTTATAATTAGCAATCCTGATCAAATACCTGAACTGTTTCAACCACTAAACCTGACATTCTATGAGAGGAGTGGGCAGTGTTAACAGGCAAGAACTCAGAACCACAGCAAGCAGTACATTACTTCATGGAAGGGTATTACCAAGAAGGTACTTCACGCTGGTCTGGTAAGGGTGCGAAAAAATTGGGACTATCTGGAGCAGTAGATCATCAAGAAACATTTTCTAACGTCGTCAATGGGCGATCGCCTGACGGCAGCCAAAACCTCTGTGCTAGAAAATTAGACTCATCACAACGACGGGCGGCTACTGACTTTACTTTCTCTGCACCGAAAAGTGTCAGTTTACAGGCGTTAGTGGGCGGTGATGAAAGGCTGATCACTGCCCATCAGTTAGCGGTGCAAAAAACTTTAGAATTGATAGAAGAACGCTATAGCTACACTAGGGTAACAACAAATACTCTAAGGGAAACTACCAGAACAGGAAATTTAGTAGTTGCGGAGTTTGACCACATTGAAACCAGGGAACTAGACCCGCATCTGCATACTCATGCTCTGGTCATGAATATGACCTATCTAGAGCAGGGGAAGCGGGGGGTGCAGGGGAAGCAGGGGGGGGAGAAGAAAGCAGAAGAAGATGAAGAAGACCGGAAAAACTTTCTTTCTTCCCCAGATCCCCCTGCCTCGCCATCTCCCCCTGCTCTTGCCTCATGGTACAGTCTCCTCAACGATGAAATTTTCAAAAATAAGAAATTTCTGGGCATGGTGTACCAGAACTACCTAGCTCTTGAGGTGCAAAAATTAGGGTATGAGGTGGAAGCTAGGAATCATGGGCAGTTTGAAATTAAGGGTTTTCAGCAAGAGGATTTAAAGGAGTTTTCTAAACGACGGCAGCAAATATTAAGTGCAGCAGGCGAAAACTCAACTTGGGCAGAACGTGAAGCGGCTTGGACTGCAACCCGTAACTTGAAGCAGAAAATTAACCCTGTGGAGTTAAAAGTCAAGTGGAGAGAAGAAGCGGCTACATTGGGGATCAAGTTTGTACAACCTCTTGAAGCGCAGCCGGAGCTACAACCCCGCTTAGTCAGCTATGAAAATTTAGAGGAGGCGATCGCTCATTGCTCGGAAAGAAATGTCGCTTTCACCCAGGAAGATTTAGAAAAATTTATCCTCAACCAAGGTTTAGCCACAGATGTTAGCCAGATTGATCCGCTAGTTAAAACTAACTCTGAATTACTCAGTCTGTCTCAGAAAAACCGCGACTTTACAACCCTAGCAGCAGTCAACCGAGAACTAGCAACTATTAAATTGATGCAGTCTGGGCAGGGTCAAGTTAGCCCACTCGCCCACCCAGAGGTAGTTGAAAGTCATCTGGAGAAGACTGCTTTAAACACAGATCAACGTCGCGCAGTCCTAGTGGCGGCAACCACAACAGACCAATTTATGGCATGGCAGGGGGTAGCCGGTGCTGGTAAAACTTTCGCACTTAAGGAATTGAAGGAAATCGCCGCAGCATCTGGCTACACCATCAAAGGCTTTGCCCCCAGTTCGATGGCTGCTAGGGTTTTGGGTCAAGAGTTGGATATTCAAGCTGAAACTGTTGCTAGAT
The nucleotide sequence above comes from Nostoc sp. TCL26-01. Encoded proteins:
- a CDS encoding ParM/StbA family protein produces the protein MNLLLSLDPGSSMTKMIYRVLDSTPYKPPELFCMEPELIAIAKESIDLYKSGRLNSPNPENEAWVEFDSEYYAVGFLAQKHFEAQVKLSELKYENAIPKVLAAVGAIATKWGLGTSFTLSLALLLPYGEWEDRERLERGLTAALSNFSFRSQQFSVNLECFECMPEGGGLVLTRSKKLGANFNQLSIAVLMFGFRDISAVRFERGLSSGSSASLGLAWMLEKIKNRTSGQNLQDLLWAIHQSGATPKAKYFKSLARSKKAEFRAEEVTQIIEVATMARKEYWAKVSDWLKSHVPANVDQVIIGGGTSEYLSNELKAFFAHTKISWAAELEEDVRLAFNLPPHKDALILRVTDVYGLFRYLQNQVTYLPVNALTDA